A stretch of Microbacterium caowuchunii DNA encodes these proteins:
- a CDS encoding ABC transporter permease: MRRLPAEWRGERLFGKVLLGVALVILFVLFLWPPIMMAMAAFRVGNLAGQGAWSITPFLETLGKESTWRVSLNSVILSAASSLGALAIGTFLAWVAVRTTTPLRRWMTPVMAVILVIPSLFYGLGWYLVVNGNAAPVNIFLREVFGITGSPLGSGWPTMLFVVIGFVVPVGYLFMVGPMARMDAALDDAARMNGASRGSAFFTVTLPLLRPTMFGVFVLMTSYGFSAFELPLLFGIQSDINVFSTAVYTTLTAQESVPNYAGASTLSLILMALVLALVLLRSRVLGGRKFSTITGKGFRPDPKSYGRIQWLFLAVFLAVVCWAGVIPLVQMILGSFQPMFGMTLGFTTAHYDKLLSNPRTGSLIAFTLALAAVGGFIAAAVALIMSHLSAQSGRFLRSATAAVSWAPVAIPGVLVGLALITAYLPIPGLRNLIGTPVMLLFGFIVVVTPVATRAIEGGVLQIANELQESARISGASKIVTFFTVVVPLVLPSFLAGWFIAGVGIAGNLSLPVLLSSPSMQTVAVQAYDSYRQGYAPEAAAIFLLLMLTVVVVGAVAWAVLAGGARVLNRLRLTRIERATLSKGSVVHV; the protein is encoded by the coding sequence GTGAGGCGGCTGCCCGCCGAGTGGCGCGGGGAGCGCCTGTTCGGCAAGGTGCTCCTGGGCGTGGCGCTGGTCATCCTGTTCGTCCTCTTCCTGTGGCCGCCCATCATGATGGCGATGGCCGCGTTCCGCGTCGGCAACCTCGCCGGACAGGGCGCCTGGAGCATCACTCCGTTCCTGGAGACGCTCGGCAAGGAGAGCACCTGGCGGGTATCGCTGAACTCGGTGATCCTCTCTGCGGCCTCCAGCCTCGGAGCACTGGCGATCGGCACGTTCCTCGCCTGGGTGGCGGTGCGCACGACCACCCCGCTGCGGCGCTGGATGACACCGGTGATGGCGGTGATCCTGGTGATCCCGTCGCTCTTCTACGGCCTCGGGTGGTATCTGGTCGTCAACGGCAACGCGGCGCCGGTCAACATCTTCCTGCGCGAGGTGTTCGGCATCACCGGATCCCCGCTCGGGTCGGGGTGGCCCACGATGCTGTTCGTCGTCATCGGCTTCGTCGTGCCCGTCGGCTACCTGTTCATGGTGGGGCCGATGGCGCGGATGGATGCGGCCCTGGACGACGCGGCGCGGATGAACGGCGCCAGCCGGGGGAGTGCGTTCTTCACCGTGACCCTGCCGCTGCTGCGTCCCACGATGTTCGGCGTCTTCGTCCTGATGACGTCGTACGGGTTCAGCGCCTTCGAGCTCCCGCTCCTGTTCGGGATCCAGTCGGACATCAACGTCTTCTCGACCGCGGTGTACACGACGCTGACGGCGCAGGAGTCCGTGCCCAACTATGCCGGAGCCAGCACTCTCTCCCTGATCCTCATGGCGCTCGTGCTGGCACTGGTGCTGTTGCGGTCGCGGGTACTGGGCGGCCGGAAGTTCTCGACCATCACCGGAAAGGGGTTCCGGCCCGACCCGAAGAGCTATGGGCGAATCCAGTGGTTGTTCCTGGCGGTCTTCCTCGCTGTCGTGTGCTGGGCGGGTGTGATCCCGCTGGTCCAGATGATCCTCGGTTCGTTCCAGCCGATGTTCGGTATGACGCTGGGATTCACCACCGCGCACTACGACAAGCTGCTCTCGAACCCTCGGACCGGTTCCCTCATCGCCTTCACGCTCGCGCTCGCGGCCGTGGGCGGGTTCATCGCGGCGGCGGTCGCCCTCATCATGAGTCACCTCTCCGCTCAGTCCGGGCGGTTCCTGCGCTCGGCCACCGCCGCGGTGAGCTGGGCACCGGTGGCCATCCCCGGAGTGCTCGTGGGGCTCGCCCTCATCACGGCCTACCTGCCCATCCCGGGGCTCCGGAACCTGATCGGCACCCCGGTGATGCTGCTGTTCGGCTTCATCGTGGTGGTCACCCCGGTCGCCACACGCGCCATCGAGGGCGGTGTCCTGCAGATCGCGAATGAGCTGCAGGAGTCGGCCCGGATCTCCGGCGCCTCGAAGATCGTCACCTTCTTCACCGTCGTGGTCCCGCTCGTCCTCCCGAGTTTCCTGGCCGGGTGGTTCATCGCCGGAGTCGGTATCGCCGGCAATCTCAGTCTTCCCGTACTGCTGTCCTCGCCCAGCATGCAGACGGTCGCCGTGCAGGCGTACGACTCCTACCGGCAGGGTTACGCGCCGGAGGCGGCCGCCATATTCCTACTGCTCATGCTCACGGTCGTCGTGGTCGGCGCCGTGGCCTGGGCGGTGCTAGCGGGAGGGGCTCGTGTGCTCAACAGGCTCCGACTCACCCGCATCGAAAGAGCAACCCTATCGAAAGGAAGTGTCGTGCATGTCTAG
- a CDS encoding ABC transporter ATP-binding protein → MEFPLSSVSVRNLEKRFGDYHAIRGADLSAADGEFVTLLGESGCGKTTTLRCLAGLETPSSGRISIGDHLVYDSAERIDVQPERRRTGMVFQSYALWPHLTVLETILYPLRRRKVAKPEALRRAQEILQTVGLDHLATRPATSLSGGQQQRVALARALVSRPELILYDEPLSNLDPSLRRQVRDEILRMHRDNGTTSIYVTHDLEEAMHLSDRIIVMQSGLLEQTGTPAEIFAKPTNEFVAKFVGFENLLKGSVSASYADAITVHLDEAGVDVSLPKETLTGAAGPGEEVVLAFRSANAEIVSGEAPRGTGLRLPGTVERVDFLGSRNEFRILTGTATLRVAESERDYRRQSLRREAGADVWLHVDAELCSVIPTGRGSDGAVAPAPEMVEVAV, encoded by the coding sequence ATGGAGTTTCCCTTGTCTTCAGTAAGCGTGCGCAACCTAGAGAAGCGGTTCGGCGATTATCACGCGATCCGCGGCGCAGATCTGTCGGCCGCCGACGGTGAATTCGTGACCCTTCTCGGCGAGAGCGGTTGCGGTAAGACCACGACGCTTCGATGTCTCGCAGGTCTGGAAACGCCGTCGTCCGGTCGGATCAGCATCGGTGACCACCTCGTGTACGACAGTGCAGAGCGCATTGACGTACAACCCGAGCGCCGGCGCACGGGCATGGTGTTCCAGAGCTACGCGCTCTGGCCCCATCTGACTGTGCTGGAGACGATCTTGTACCCGTTGCGGCGGCGAAAGGTGGCCAAGCCTGAAGCGCTGCGGCGCGCGCAGGAGATCCTCCAGACGGTCGGACTGGACCACCTCGCGACGCGGCCGGCGACGTCGCTGTCCGGGGGGCAGCAGCAACGCGTGGCGCTCGCCCGTGCCCTCGTCAGCCGCCCCGAACTCATCCTGTACGACGAGCCGCTCTCCAACCTCGATCCCTCGTTGCGCCGGCAGGTGCGCGACGAGATCCTGCGCATGCACCGGGACAACGGCACCACCTCGATCTACGTGACGCACGACCTCGAGGAGGCGATGCACCTCTCGGATCGGATCATCGTGATGCAGTCGGGGCTGCTGGAGCAGACCGGCACACCGGCGGAGATCTTCGCGAAACCGACGAACGAGTTCGTCGCGAAATTCGTGGGCTTCGAGAACCTGCTCAAGGGTTCGGTGAGCGCATCGTACGCCGACGCGATCACCGTGCACCTGGACGAGGCCGGCGTGGATGTCAGCCTCCCGAAGGAAACGCTGACCGGAGCGGCCGGACCCGGCGAGGAGGTCGTCCTCGCCTTCCGCTCCGCGAACGCGGAGATCGTCTCGGGCGAGGCTCCCCGCGGGACGGGGCTGCGGCTTCCGGGCACGGTCGAGCGGGTGGACTTCCTCGGTTCACGGAACGAGTTCCGGATCCTGACGGGGACGGCGACTCTCCGCGTGGCTGAATCGGAGCGCGACTATCGCCGGCAGAGCCTGCGGCGTGAGGCGGGGGCGGACGTGTGGCTGCACGTCGATGCAGAGCTGTGCTCGGTGATCCCCACCGGTCGGGGGTCCGACGGTGCCGTCGCGCCGGCGCCCGAGATGGTCGAGGTGGCAGTGTGA